The segment GATCGCTCTGACATGAATAGCTTGTCAAAATTGTCACTTAAAGATTGTTGTACTAATTGTTGTGAGTGGATTTGAAAATTCCTCGTACGATTCATTAACTGGGGCAAATGCTCTGATTGGAAGTACTGGGCTTTACACAATCAACCTCAACCGAACTGCCCAACCGTAACATTCTTAGATGGAGCGATCGCCCCCAAAAAATCCGGCATTGCTGCCGGATCAGATGTCTCCAGTTAAGGCAATATCAGCGACTATTCGTATTCCTCTTCGCTGTTTTCGTCATATTCCTCATCAGACTCCTCATCGTATTCTTCGCTTTCCTCGTCGTACTCAGCTTCATAGTCTTCGCTGTCTTCGGCATACTCCTCGTCAGACTCCTCATCGCTCTCTTCGTTGCTTTCGCCATCAAAGCTATAGCTATAGTCTTCGTCAATGGCGTACTCCTGACAAAGAGCCTCTAGGTTTTCCAGAAAATCTGTGGAATCCTCGATTGTCAGATCAAAGTTGAGAATATCAAGGTGAATGGTGCCTTCGTCGTTCTCTTCGTAGTTGTAGTCAAAGTAATAGTCTTCTTCACTTTCGACATACTCCAGGCACAAAGCATCTAATGCTTCTGCAAATCCTTCAGGATCTTCTGTGGTGATGTAGAAGTCATACAGTAGTAGAGAATTTTCATCGGCGAAGGAGGATTCATCCTCTTCCCAAACATCTGCTGTGAAATCGAGATCATTTACCGATTTAATGATCCACGAGTCATGACCGTTATAGTCTGAATGCATGACGTAATCGTAGGGAATGTAGCAATAGCCGCGATCGCCCCAGTCTGATCCCCATGAATTTCTGACAATAAACATCCGGTCTTTGTCGGAGTAACCCACACACAACATGGCGTGCCACGCATGGGTTTCTCGCACATCTTCAGATCGTTTGGGCAATGAGATACGACCTCGATTTTCAGTCGCAGTATTGAAGGATTCAAATAGGTTGAGAGCAAAGGCGATCGGATATCCTTCAGCCAGAGTATGTCGCCACAAATCTAAATCCGTTTCAATAAACTCTGCTTCAGTAATCGTAAAATTAGCTGCATTCTCATAAGCCGACTCATCAGGCTCATCAAAAATCATCGCTTCATCATTGAGCCACAAGTCCTCGCAACAAGCCCCATGTTCAATCAAACTCTCGATCGCACAATACATCATGGTGCCGCTATCTTCGTGCTGGCTATCGTGTCGTGCCCGTGCGTTGTAATACACAAATAAACGGCTGATATCCCCAGACTCACCGAATTCGCGCTTAGCCAGGTATTCATAAGCACCTACAAAGGCATTCGCAACACAGCTATTGCCAACTTGCTCTTCGACATCCGTCATAAACTTTCGCAGATCAACCCGATGGGGCAATTGTTGTTGCCCAAATCGACCCGCCTGATGAGATTTGGCATGGTCTGGGCGAGCACCGACTTGATAGCCACCAACACGATATTTGAGGTTCGTACCCATTCAAAGAACTCCTGTGAAGATTGCCCACTTAGTATCTTGGGTACTCAAATATACCCAGACATCTGGCTGCGCTCCCACAGTTAGATAATTCTTCAAAAAGTACGTAAAGGGCTGAGGGGTAGAGGGTGGGTGAGTACGTTGCATTGCTGAATGTTGAAGCACCACCGCACGCTAGTACATCATTCAAGTAGTGTCACACCATTTGCAGATTATTACTCCCTACTCCCTACTCCCTATTTCCCACTCCCCTCTGGCTATTGCTGCCGTTGAAGTTGCTCCCATTGTTGAATAATGGCTTGCAATTGGGGAGGCAACTGATCTAGGGCAATATCTGTGTATTGGGTCGTACCGGATTGGCTGGTGAGGGTGATCGTGAAGTAGTCAGCCGATCCCTGGGGGGCAGGATAAGTCAACCCGTTGAAATTTTGAAATTGGTGTTGCTCTAGAAACTGGATAAACTGCTCAATTTGTTGAGGGGTGAGTTGATTGAGCAGATGGGGAACAGAGGAGCCATCGGCATGAGGTGGGGGTTGCATCACTTGCCCATCAGCTAACAGCATCACTTGAATACTTTGACCTGCAAAACCCCCCTCACGACTCATTTGAAATATGACTTCCGATCCTAAGTTAGGACGGGTCGAGTCTGGCATAAATTGAGGAACGAGGCTTGTATCACTGGCTGTTGTATTGAGACTAATGCCTGATCCGTCACCGTTCATGTGATAAACCCAGCTTTGTGAGGGGCTACTGACCACTGCCCGCCATCCTGAAATACCGATCGCCGCGCAGGCGTCATTAGGGACATAAATGCCTAAACAACCATCCCAGAACTGCGGTTCTGCGCTCACAACCTCTAACTCAGAAACAGGTACTCCAGACTCGGTAGAGGCGTGTTGTAGGAGGCGATCGCTCACGGTAGAGGGGAGGGTTTGCGAGTCTCTGGACAGGCGCAAGCTTCGTCCAGCTAAATCAGTGTGATAGACCAACCGCTGTTGTCCATGAGTCACAGTAATCTGCCAACCAGGGACAGTTACTAAAGCACATGACTCATTGATGTCACCTAACCCCAAACAACTATCTGACCAGATGCGGCGTTGGTAGTCCTGAATTTGCAATTGATCCCGTGAAATACCCAACCGTTGAGATGCATCCAACAACACCTGATTCGCTACAATTCGAGGCAGAGATCGGTTAGTTGTGGTAGCAGATGCCTGAGCAGAAAGGGTAACCGATTGATTCAGTGAAGTAGCCATTGCGGGTTGGCTGAGGCTAGGCAGGGCAATTGCACTGAGAGCAAGCAAGGACACTAATCCTGACCGATAGGGTAGCAGCCAGGAACGAAATAAATTAGAGGAAACCAACATAACCATAACTGTTGACTCAACAAGAAGAGGAAGCCATAAATCGCTTTACTTCTCTACCGTAATCGGTGTTTGAGGGGATGCAAGGGTGGTTACAAAATTGGTGACAAGAATAAATAGCCTTCTATGGCAACTGTCGAGACAGTTGATCGCAATCAGCTTTGCACTCTTTTCACCTGCAACACTGTCCCCTTGACCCATTACTGGGTGCCAAATGGTTATGTGAGGGAATAGGATTTTGTAACAACTTTGTCACTTTTAATCTCGACAAAAATGTGAAACCTTGAGACGCTCTCATAAAAAACAGCTCTATGAAAGTATGGGATTCGAGCAGAATGCTTCAATAGGAGAGCCTTTACAACAAGCGATCTGTGAAATGAGGCTTGCAACAATCTGAGAGTTATGTGTCTATATATAACAATTCAGATTTTTCGTTAATAAATGTTGCAGCTCCTTGATCCCGTTGCTAGGGTGTGTAGGTACGATTTTCTGGTTACGCCTCTGGAGGTGCTATTGATGCGTTATGTTGCTCCCGATGCTTTGCCAGCTGGCTGATACTCAATCCCCCTTGGGGTGATGTAACAGCAACCAGCAATGGCTATTCTCTGAAAACGGACTGGATGCTGTTGAATAACTCAATTGAGTTGTCAGTTTTGACATTTACCCGTCGTTCCAATGTGTACTCAGAATGATTGGATCTGATTTGTTTCACTCAATCCCCATGAGCCTACCCAGTTGAGATAAACAGTTCAATTCATTCGTTGTTTTAGGTTCGAGTCATTTCTTGTCTTACTCAGTGCCACTCGCCTTGAGATGTCTACTCTGACTCACTAAACGTTAAGCCCTGTTGATTCAAATTCCAAACCCCCTGGATTCTTGTCAGAGTTTTAGTTTGAGACATCTATATCAACTGTCAAGACAGTTCGGACAAGGAGGTGTGGAGGCTTCGTCCCCAGCCAGGGGTTCCATCCCTGTACTCCGTCCTCACTGGTGCTTTGGTTGATATATCAGGCAGATGGCAACTGTGCGTTAGACCCCAGACCTGGAGGTTATGTATGGATATTCGTGGAAAAACTGCTCTCATTACGGGAGCTTCCCGTGGAATTGGACGTGCGATCGCCCTGGAATTTGCCCGTCAAGGAATTAACCGAGTGCTGCTCGTAGCCCGTGATTCGCAACGATTGGCAGAGGTAGCTGACGAAATTCGATCGCTAAATGTGGAGGCTATTCCTCTAACAATTGACTTGAGCCAACCCATCGAAGTGAGTATCGCTGTAGCACAAGCATGGCGCGATCATGGACCCGTCCATATTCTGGTGAACTGTGCTGGAGTCGCTCATCAGGCGACGTTTTTACAAACTCGTCTGCCACAGGTGCAGCAAGAGATCGCCACTAATCTGATTGGCATGTACACCATTACGCGCTTGGTTGCTCGCCGCATGGTGGCTCAACGAGAAGGGGCGATTGTGAATGTGTCTAGTTTGATGGGCAAATTAGCCGCTCCAACGATGGCAACTTATTCAGCGACT is part of the Oscillatoria sp. FACHB-1407 genome and harbors:
- a CDS encoding C1 family peptidase — protein: MGTNLKYRVGGYQVGARPDHAKSHQAGRFGQQQLPHRVDLRKFMTDVEEQVGNSCVANAFVGAYEYLAKREFGESGDISRLFVYYNARARHDSQHEDSGTMMYCAIESLIEHGACCEDLWLNDEAMIFDEPDESAYENAANFTITEAEFIETDLDLWRHTLAEGYPIAFALNLFESFNTATENRGRISLPKRSEDVRETHAWHAMLCVGYSDKDRMFIVRNSWGSDWGDRGYCYIPYDYVMHSDYNGHDSWIIKSVNDLDFTADVWEEDESSFADENSLLLYDFYITTEDPEGFAEALDALCLEYVESEEDYYFDYNYEENDEGTIHLDILNFDLTIEDSTDFLENLEALCQEYAIDEDYSYSFDGESNEESDEESDEEYAEDSEDYEAEYDEESEEYDEESDEEYDENSEEEYE
- a CDS encoding SDR family NAD(P)-dependent oxidoreductase, with translation MDIRGKTALITGASRGIGRAIALEFARQGINRVLLVARDSQRLAEVADEIRSLNVEAIPLTIDLSQPIEVSIAVAQAWRDHGPVHILVNCAGVAHQATFLQTRLPQVQQEIATNLIGMYTITRLVARRMVAQREGAIVNVSSLMGKLAAPTMATYSATKFAILGFSQALRGELAAHNVKVITLLPTLTDTDMVRHLQWFRWIMPVSSQQVAETLMVGLKRGSNEILVGWQSHLAVWCNRIAPWIMEKILLLAAPLPRKPQKVYPELRKAG